A section of the Agrobacterium tumefaciens genome encodes:
- the zapE gene encoding cell division protein ZapE yields the protein MKPLPDYNHSVVEQLNALTAAGTLQADAAQLGVAAHLDRILADLKARKPAKKKSALGWMFARKSGPATTVKGLYVYGSVGRGKTMLMDMFYEMAPVSSKRRCHFHEFMADVHNRVHAHRQKLKNGETKQADPIPPVAAQLLAEAELLCFDEFSVTDIADAMILARLFTELFAHGCTLVTTSNVVPDNLYKDGLNRGLFLPFVDLLKKYVDVVTLDSPTDYRMEKLESLPVYVTPLDGAADQAMDMAWRHMTGGHLVAPTEIPMKGRSILVPRASGRVARFSFSDLCEKPLGASDFLAIANRFDTIFIDHIPLLNADKRNETKRFIILIDALYDHSVRLFASAAAMPEDLLGKRKGTEGFEFDRTASRLFEMRSADYLALPQEKRQKV from the coding sequence ATGAAGCCATTGCCTGATTATAATCATAGTGTCGTTGAACAGCTCAACGCATTGACGGCAGCTGGCACCCTGCAGGCTGATGCCGCACAGCTTGGCGTCGCGGCCCATCTCGACAGAATTCTCGCCGATCTGAAGGCCCGCAAGCCCGCCAAGAAAAAGAGCGCCCTTGGCTGGATGTTCGCCCGCAAGTCCGGCCCGGCAACGACGGTCAAGGGATTGTATGTCTATGGCAGCGTCGGCCGCGGCAAAACCATGCTGATGGACATGTTCTACGAGATGGCGCCCGTCTCTTCCAAGCGGCGTTGCCATTTTCATGAGTTCATGGCCGACGTGCATAATCGCGTGCATGCGCACCGGCAGAAGCTGAAAAATGGTGAAACCAAGCAGGCCGATCCCATTCCGCCCGTTGCTGCCCAGCTTCTGGCGGAGGCGGAACTCCTGTGCTTCGACGAATTTTCCGTCACTGATATCGCCGACGCAATGATCCTTGCGCGGCTGTTCACCGAATTGTTCGCTCATGGCTGTACATTGGTAACAACCTCAAACGTCGTGCCTGACAATCTTTACAAGGACGGCCTCAATCGCGGCCTGTTCTTGCCCTTTGTTGATCTGCTGAAGAAATATGTTGACGTGGTGACGCTGGACAGCCCAACCGATTATCGGATGGAGAAGCTGGAGAGCCTGCCGGTCTACGTGACTCCGCTCGATGGCGCAGCGGATCAGGCCATGGACATGGCCTGGCGGCATATGACTGGCGGCCATCTCGTCGCTCCAACTGAAATCCCCATGAAGGGCCGCTCCATTCTCGTGCCGCGCGCCAGCGGCCGGGTCGCCCGTTTTTCCTTTTCCGATCTCTGTGAAAAGCCGCTGGGAGCTTCCGACTTCCTTGCCATCGCCAACAGGTTCGATACGATCTTCATAGACCACATTCCGTTGCTGAATGCCGACAAGCGCAACGAAACCAAGCGCTTTATCATCCTCATCGATGCGCTCTATGATCATAGCGTCAGGCTTTTCGCCTCTGCCGCTGCCATGCCGGAAGATCTCCTTGGAAAGCGCAAGGGTACGGAGGGTTTTGAGTTCGATCGCACAGCGTCGCGGCTTTTTGAGATGCGTAGCGCCGATTATCTAGCACTACCTCAAGAAAAACGGCAGAAAGTTTGA
- the mdh gene encoding malate dehydrogenase — protein sequence MARKKIALIGSGMIGGTLAHLASLKELGDIVLFDIADGIPQGKGLDIAQSGPVEGFNAKLTGASDYAAIEGADVCIVTAGVARKPGMSRDDLLGINLKVMEQVGAGIKKYAPNAFVICITNPLDAMVWALQKFSGLPKNKVVGMAGVLDSARFRLFLAEEFNVSVEDVTAFVLGGHGDTMVPLARYSTVAGVPLTDLVKMGWLTAERLEQIIQRTRDGGAEIVGLLKTGSAYYAPAASAIEMAESYLKDKKRVLPAAAHLSGQYGVDDMYVGVPTIIGAGGIERIIEIELNKEEEAAFQKSVGAVAGLCEACVNIAPSLK from the coding sequence ATGGCTCGCAAAAAGATTGCACTTATTGGTTCTGGCATGATCGGCGGCACGCTGGCGCATCTCGCCAGCCTGAAGGAACTGGGCGATATCGTCCTCTTCGATATTGCTGACGGCATCCCACAGGGCAAGGGCCTGGATATTGCCCAGTCGGGCCCGGTTGAAGGCTTCAATGCAAAGCTCACCGGCGCTTCCGATTATGCTGCCATCGAAGGCGCTGACGTCTGCATCGTGACCGCCGGCGTTGCCCGCAAGCCCGGCATGAGCCGCGACGATCTTCTCGGCATCAACCTCAAGGTCATGGAGCAGGTCGGCGCCGGCATCAAAAAATATGCGCCGAACGCTTTCGTCATCTGCATCACCAACCCGCTCGACGCCATGGTCTGGGCGCTGCAGAAATTCTCCGGCCTGCCGAAGAACAAGGTCGTCGGCATGGCCGGCGTTCTCGACAGCGCGCGCTTCCGCCTCTTCCTTGCTGAAGAATTCAATGTTTCGGTGGAAGACGTCACTGCCTTCGTTCTCGGCGGTCACGGCGACACCATGGTGCCGCTTGCCCGTTACTCCACCGTTGCCGGCGTTCCGCTGACCGACCTGGTCAAGATGGGCTGGCTGACGGCCGAGCGTCTCGAGCAGATCATCCAGCGCACCCGTGACGGCGGCGCCGAAATCGTCGGCCTCTTGAAGACCGGCTCGGCCTATTATGCGCCAGCTGCCTCGGCAATCGAAATGGCTGAATCCTATCTCAAGGACAAGAAGCGCGTCCTGCCAGCCGCTGCCCACCTGTCGGGCCAGTATGGCGTGGACGACATGTATGTCGGCGTTCCCACCATCATTGGTGCAGGCGGTATCGAGCGCATCATCGAGATCGAACTAAACAAGGAAGAAGAAGCCGCCTTCCAGAAATCCGTCGGTGCCGTCGCCGGGCTTTGCGAAGCCTGCGTCAACATCGCTCCGTCGCTGAAGTAA
- the sucC gene encoding ADP-forming succinate--CoA ligase subunit beta → MNIHEYQAKALLKGYGAPVAEGVAILKVEEAEAAAKQLPGPLYVVKSQIHAGGRGKGKFKELGPDAKGGVRLAKSIEEVVSHAKDMLGNTLVTAQTGDAGKQVNRLYIEDGADIARELYCSLLVDRSVGQVAFVVSTEGGMDIEAVAHDTPEKIHTIAINPEKGVSDADVAAISKALELDGVAAEDAKSLFPILYKAFSEKDMALLEINPLIVMENGHLRVLDAKVSFDGNAMFRHDDVKALRDETEEDAKEIEASKWDLAYVALDGNIGCMVNGAGLAMATMDIIKLYGKEPANFCDVGGGAGKEKVAAAFKIITADPKVEGILVNIFGGIMKCDVIAEGVIAAVKEVGLQVPLVVRLEGTNVELGKKLLNESGLAITAADDLDDAAKKIVAAING, encoded by the coding sequence ATGAATATTCACGAATATCAGGCCAAGGCTCTTCTGAAGGGCTACGGCGCGCCGGTTGCAGAAGGCGTTGCCATTCTCAAGGTCGAAGAAGCCGAAGCTGCTGCAAAGCAGCTTCCCGGCCCGCTCTACGTCGTCAAGAGCCAGATCCATGCTGGTGGTCGCGGCAAGGGCAAGTTCAAGGAACTCGGCCCGGATGCCAAGGGCGGCGTTCGTCTGGCGAAGTCGATCGAAGAGGTCGTTTCCCACGCCAAGGACATGCTCGGCAACACGCTGGTAACGGCGCAGACGGGCGATGCCGGCAAGCAGGTTAACCGCCTCTACATCGAAGACGGCGCCGACATTGCCCGCGAACTCTATTGCTCGCTGCTGGTAGACCGTTCGGTCGGCCAGGTGGCTTTCGTGGTTTCCACCGAAGGCGGCATGGATATCGAAGCTGTCGCCCACGACACGCCCGAGAAGATCCACACCATCGCCATCAACCCTGAAAAGGGTGTTTCCGATGCCGACGTTGCTGCGATCTCCAAGGCGCTCGAGCTTGACGGCGTTGCAGCCGAAGATGCCAAGTCGCTCTTCCCGATCCTCTACAAGGCCTTCAGCGAAAAGGACATGGCTCTCCTCGAGATCAACCCGTTGATCGTCATGGAAAACGGCCATCTGCGCGTTCTCGACGCCAAGGTTTCCTTCGACGGCAACGCCATGTTCCGCCATGACGACGTCAAGGCGCTGCGCGACGAGACCGAAGAAGACGCCAAGGAAATCGAAGCCTCCAAGTGGGACCTCGCTTACGTGGCCCTCGACGGCAACATTGGCTGCATGGTCAACGGCGCTGGCCTTGCCATGGCGACCATGGACATCATCAAGCTTTACGGCAAGGAGCCGGCTAACTTCTGCGACGTCGGCGGTGGCGCCGGCAAGGAGAAGGTTGCGGCAGCTTTCAAGATCATCACGGCCGACCCGAAGGTCGAGGGCATCCTCGTCAATATCTTCGGCGGCATCATGAAGTGCGACGTTATCGCCGAAGGTGTTATCGCCGCGGTGAAGGAAGTCGGCTTGCAGGTTCCGCTCGTTGTTCGCCTCGAAGGCACCAACGTCGAGCTCGGCAAGAAGCTTCTGAACGAATCGGGCCTTGCGATTACGGCTGCTGACGATCTGGACGACGCAGCCAAGAAGATCGTCGCGGCGATCAACGGCTAA
- the sucD gene encoding succinate--CoA ligase subunit alpha — protein sequence MSILVNKDTKILVQGLTGKTGTFHTEQALAYYGTQMVGGIHPKKGGETWTGAKGESLPIFATVAEAKEKTGADASVIYVPPAGAADAIIEAIDAEIPFITCITEGIPVMDMVRVKARLDRSKSRLLGPNCPGILTPEECKIGIMPGSIFRKGSVGIVSRSGTLTYEAVFQTSNEGLGQTTAVGIGGDPVKGTEFIDVLEMFLADDATQSIIMIGEIGGSAEEDAAQFLIDEAKKGRKKPMAGFIAGRTAPKGRTMGHAGAVVSGGKGDAESKIAAMEAAGIKVSPSPARLGKTLVEVLKG from the coding sequence ATGTCTATTCTCGTTAATAAAGACACCAAGATCCTCGTTCAGGGTCTGACCGGCAAGACCGGTACCTTCCACACCGAGCAGGCACTTGCCTATTACGGCACGCAGATGGTCGGTGGTATTCATCCGAAGAAGGGTGGCGAAACCTGGACCGGTGCCAAGGGCGAAAGCCTGCCGATTTTCGCAACGGTTGCCGAAGCCAAGGAAAAGACCGGTGCGGACGCATCCGTGATCTATGTTCCGCCGGCAGGTGCAGCAGACGCGATCATCGAAGCCATCGATGCGGAAATTCCGTTCATCACCTGCATCACCGAAGGCATCCCGGTCATGGACATGGTGCGCGTCAAGGCTCGCCTCGACCGTTCGAAGTCTCGCCTGCTCGGCCCGAACTGCCCCGGCATCCTGACGCCGGAAGAATGCAAGATCGGCATCATGCCGGGCTCCATCTTCCGCAAGGGTTCGGTCGGTATCGTTTCGCGCTCCGGCACGCTGACCTATGAAGCCGTGTTCCAGACATCCAACGAAGGCCTCGGCCAGACGACGGCTGTCGGCATCGGCGGCGACCCGGTCAAGGGCACCGAGTTCATCGACGTCCTGGAAATGTTCCTCGCTGACGACGCCACGCAGTCGATCATCATGATCGGCGAAATCGGCGGTTCGGCGGAAGAAGACGCGGCACAGTTCCTGATCGACGAAGCCAAGAAGGGCCGCAAGAAGCCGATGGCTGGCTTCATCGCGGGCCGTACGGCTCCGAAGGGCCGCACCATGGGTCACGCCGGCGCTGTCGTTTCCGGCGGCAAGGGCGATGCGGAATCCAAGATCGCTGCCATGGAAGCAGCGGGCATCAAGGTATCGCCTTCTCCGGCGCGCCTCGGCAAGACGCTGGTTGAAGTCCTCAAGGGCTGA